One genomic segment of Oncorhynchus kisutch isolate 150728-3 linkage group LG15, Okis_V2, whole genome shotgun sequence includes these proteins:
- the LOC109906004 gene encoding histamine H2 receptor isoform X1 produces the protein MLSVVILGVTLSLLILLTVFGNVLVCLAVCATRRLRCLTNCFIVSLAITDLLLGMLVLPFSALLQLSDWPLGPTLCNIYISLDVMLCTASILTLLAISVDRYLAVTAPLRYSSLVLPRGVAITMASVWAVSLGVSFLPIHLGWNTVDGSVQNRGPGEERECKFELNPSYVAVDASLTFYLPLLIMCWNYLRILRIARAQARRIIHARPNLNNNSPSSAPRQLTSVTAMALREHKATVTLAAVIGVFMVCWFPYFTLFTIMGLRMQDYPAAYPVVLWLGYINSALNPLLYAALNRDFRSAYARLLHCGNYGYGRGRGGPASPHNRTTTGKRNKEKDNTHGAGEVGEGGGVALLREHTSSCRAGPGETGVMMMIQEVRGTTIPSTQHSTGASAANDLGHSISCVSDGGDPVSICEEDSVSYLS, from the exons ATGCTGTCAGTGGTGATATTAGGTGTGACCCTGTCCCTGCTCATTCTGCTGACGGTGTTTGGTAATGTCCTGGTATGTCTGGCCGTCTGCGCCACACGACGTCTCCGCTGCCTCACCAACTGCTTCATTGTTTCCCTCGCCATCACTGACCTGCTGCTTGGCATGCTGGTCCTGCCCTTCTCCGCCCTCCTCCAGCTCAGCGATTGGCCGCTGGGGCCAACCCTCTGCAACATCTACATCTCATTGGATGTTATGTTATGCACTGCCTCTATCCTCACCCTATTGGCCATCAGCGTGGACCGATACCTGGCCGTGACCGCACCCCTTAGATACTCGTCGCTGGTGTTGCCGAGGGGGGTAGCCATAACGATGGCTTCGGTGTGGGCGGTGTCGCTGGGGGTGTCGTTCCTACCGATCCACCTGGGCTGGAACACTGTGGACGGCAGTGTGCAGAACCGCGGcccgggggaggagagggagtgtaAGTTTGAGCTGAACCCTTCATACGTTGCGGTGGACGCCTCCTTAACCTTTTACCTTCCCCTGCTGATCATGTGCTGGAACTACCTCCGCATACTCCGCATCGCCCGGGCCCAGGCCAGACGCATCATCCATGCACGACCCAACCTCAACAACAACAGTCCCTCGTCAGCCCCTCGTCAACTCACCTCAGTAACAGCGATGGCTCTACGGGAACACAAAGCCACAGTGACCCTAGCAGCAGTTATCGGAGTGTTCATGGTGTGCTGGTTCCCCTACTTCACCCTGTTTACTATCATGGGTCTGAGGATGCAGGACTACCCAGCAGCCTACCCTGTGGTGCTGTGGCTGGGGTACATCAACTCAGCTCTGAACCCATTGCTCTACGCTGCCCTCAACAGAGACTTTAGGTCCGCCTACGCCCGCCTGCTGCACTGTGGTAACTATGGATATGGCAGGGGGAGGGGCGGGCCAGCGTCGCCCCACAACAGGACCACGACGGGTAAAAGGAACAAGGAGAAAGACAACACACACG GTGCGGGGGAGGTAGGTGAGGGGGGGGGTGTCGCTCTGCTGCGTGAACACACCTCTTCCTGTAGGGCGGGGCCAGGTGAGACcggtgtgatgatgatgatacagGAAGTCAGAGGAACAACCATACCTTCCACTCAGCACAGCACAGGGGCGTCTGCCGCCAACGA CCTGGGTCATTCTATATCCTGTGTGTCAGATGGCGGTGACCCTGTGTCTATCTGTGAGGAGGATTCAGTGTCCTACCTGTCCTGA
- the LOC109906004 gene encoding histamine H2 receptor isoform X2 yields MLSVVILGVTLSLLILLTVFGNVLVCLAVCATRRLRCLTNCFIVSLAITDLLLGMLVLPFSALLQLSDWPLGPTLCNIYISLDVMLCTASILTLLAISVDRYLAVTAPLRYSSLVLPRGVAITMASVWAVSLGVSFLPIHLGWNTVDGSVQNRGPGEERECKFELNPSYVAVDASLTFYLPLLIMCWNYLRILRIARAQARRIIHARPNLNNNSPSSAPRQLTSVTAMALREHKATVTLAAVIGVFMVCWFPYFTLFTIMGLRMQDYPAAYPVVLWLGYINSALNPLLYAALNRDFRSAYARLLHCGNYGYGRGRGGPASPHNRTTTGKRNKEKDNTHGAGEVGEGGGVALLREHTSSCRAGPGETGVMMMIQEVRGTTIPSTQHSTGASAANEWR; encoded by the exons ATGCTGTCAGTGGTGATATTAGGTGTGACCCTGTCCCTGCTCATTCTGCTGACGGTGTTTGGTAATGTCCTGGTATGTCTGGCCGTCTGCGCCACACGACGTCTCCGCTGCCTCACCAACTGCTTCATTGTTTCCCTCGCCATCACTGACCTGCTGCTTGGCATGCTGGTCCTGCCCTTCTCCGCCCTCCTCCAGCTCAGCGATTGGCCGCTGGGGCCAACCCTCTGCAACATCTACATCTCATTGGATGTTATGTTATGCACTGCCTCTATCCTCACCCTATTGGCCATCAGCGTGGACCGATACCTGGCCGTGACCGCACCCCTTAGATACTCGTCGCTGGTGTTGCCGAGGGGGGTAGCCATAACGATGGCTTCGGTGTGGGCGGTGTCGCTGGGGGTGTCGTTCCTACCGATCCACCTGGGCTGGAACACTGTGGACGGCAGTGTGCAGAACCGCGGcccgggggaggagagggagtgtaAGTTTGAGCTGAACCCTTCATACGTTGCGGTGGACGCCTCCTTAACCTTTTACCTTCCCCTGCTGATCATGTGCTGGAACTACCTCCGCATACTCCGCATCGCCCGGGCCCAGGCCAGACGCATCATCCATGCACGACCCAACCTCAACAACAACAGTCCCTCGTCAGCCCCTCGTCAACTCACCTCAGTAACAGCGATGGCTCTACGGGAACACAAAGCCACAGTGACCCTAGCAGCAGTTATCGGAGTGTTCATGGTGTGCTGGTTCCCCTACTTCACCCTGTTTACTATCATGGGTCTGAGGATGCAGGACTACCCAGCAGCCTACCCTGTGGTGCTGTGGCTGGGGTACATCAACTCAGCTCTGAACCCATTGCTCTACGCTGCCCTCAACAGAGACTTTAGGTCCGCCTACGCCCGCCTGCTGCACTGTGGTAACTATGGATATGGCAGGGGGAGGGGCGGGCCAGCGTCGCCCCACAACAGGACCACGACGGGTAAAAGGAACAAGGAGAAAGACAACACACACG GTGCGGGGGAGGTAGGTGAGGGGGGGGGTGTCGCTCTGCTGCGTGAACACACCTCTTCCTGTAGGGCGGGGCCAGGTGAGACcggtgtgatgatgatgatacagGAAGTCAGAGGAACAACCATACCTTCCACTCAGCACAGCACAGGGGCGTCTGCCGCCAACGA ATGGCGGTGA